The following are encoded in a window of Panicum virgatum strain AP13 chromosome 5N, P.virgatum_v5, whole genome shotgun sequence genomic DNA:
- the LOC120673132 gene encoding dynamin-related protein 3B-like — MAEDHYSSASSAAPSAAAAAAAAAAAAVGSSVIPIVNKLQDIFAQLGSSSTIDLPQVAVVGSQSSGKSSVLEALVGRDFLPRGSDICTRRPLVLQLVHQPRRPTDAEADEWGEFLHLSGRRFYDFRDIRREIQAETDREAGGNKGVSDRQIRLKIFSPNVLNITLVDLPGITKVPVGDQPTDIEARIRTMIMSYIRHKTCIILAVSPANADLANSDALQMARVADPDGSRTIGVITKLDIMDRGTDACNFLLGNVIPLKLGYVGVVNRSQQDINSDLSIKDALAREEKFFRTQPAYHGLTQYCGIPQLAKKLNQILVQHIKTVLPGLKSRISSQLTAVAKELAIYGDPVDSKAGQGAKLLNILAKYCEAFSSMVEGKNEDISTIELSGGARIHYIFQSIFVKSLEEVDPCEDVTDEDIRMAIQNATGPRSALFVPEVPFEVLVRRQISRLLDPSLQCAQFIYDELVKMSHHCLATELQQFPILRRSMDEVIGKFLRDGLKPAESMIAHIIEMEEDYINTSHPNFIGGSKAVEQAQQQVRSAKMSSSVVRKDGVDADKVQASEKTQKTRAVLGRTVNGVITDHIQGVRPASEAERPGSSGSGSTSFWNSIFTSNEDRTHASAKDNSASRSYAVPAPNLEHSFSTIQLREPPVVLKPSEHQSEQEALEIAITKLLLKSYYNIVRKNVEDFIPKAIMHFLVNHTKRALHNYLITKLYKDDLLEDLLKEPDEITIKRKQIKENLKVLQQAYKTLDEIPLDAEAVERGGYSLDSDVIGLPRAHGISSSLHRFNDGSSPYSTPKQSRSRRSNHSGEQPPFNTNMSGNGF, encoded by the exons ATGGCCGAGGACCACTACTCCTCCGCGTCGTCCGCCGCCCcgtcggctgcggcggccgcggcggccgcggcggcggcggcggtggggtcgTCGGTGATCCCGATCGTCAACAAGCTGCAGGACATCTTCGCGCAGCTGGGGAGCagctccacgatcgacctgccgCAGGTGGCCGTGGTGGGGAGCCAGAGCAGCGGCAAGTCCAGCGTCCTCGAGGCGCTCGTCGGCCGCGACTTCCTCCCCCGGGGCTCCGACATCTGCACGCGCCGCCCCCTCGTGCTTCAGCTCGTGCACCAGCCGCGACGACCCACAGACGCCGAGGCCGATGAGTGGGGCGAGTTCCTGCACCTCTCGGGCCGCCGCTTCTACGACTTTAGAGATATCCGGCGTGAGATCCAG GCAGAAACGGATCGGGAGGCGGGTGGTAACAAGGGTGTGTCAGATAGGCAGATCCGTTTGAAGATTTTTTCACCAAATGTTCTTAACATTACTTTGGTCGATTTGCCTGGAATCACTAAGGTGCCAGTTGGTGACCAACCAACTGATATTGAGGCCAGAATAAGGACTATGATAATGTCGTACATCAGACACAAGACATGTATCATCTTAGCTGTTTCACCAGCAAATGCAGATTTAGCAAATTCTGATGCTCTTCAAATGGCTCGGGTTGCTGATCCTGATG GTTCTCGAACAATCGGTGTTATCACAAAG CTGGACATAATGGACAGGGGCACTGATGCCTGCAACTTTCTGCTGGGAAATGTGATCCCTTTAAAACTCGGCTATGTTGGCGTGGTAAACCGAAGCCAGCAG GATATCAACTCTGACCTTAGTATCAAAGATGCTCTGGCTCGTGAAGAAAAATTCTTCCGTACTCAGCCG GCATATCATGGTCTTACTCAGTACTGCGGAATACCGCAATTAGCAAAGAAGCTAAACCAG ATCCTGGTCCAACATATAAAAACAGTTCTGCCGGGGCTTAAGTCACGCATAAGCAGTCAATTGACTGCTGTTGCTAAGGAGCTTGCTATATATGGTGATCCTGTTGATTCAAAG GCCGGGCAAGGTGCGAAGCTTTTGAACATTCTAGCTAAATACTGTGAAG CGTTCTCCTCGATGGTGGAAGGAAAAAATGAAGATATATCAACCATTGAACTTTCTGGAGGAGCAAGAATCCATTATATTTTTCAGTCTATCTTTGTAAAAAGCTTAGAG GAGGTTGACCCTTGCGAGGATGTTACCGATGAAGACATCCGCATGGCTATCCAAAATGCAACTGGTCCTAGAAGTGCGCTGTTTGTACCTGAA GTACCATTTGAAGTCCTTGTACGTAGGCAGATCAGCAGATTGCTTGATCCAAGTCTTCAGTGTGCACAATTCATATATGATGAGCTAGTAAAG ATGAGCCATCACTGCCTTGCAACAGAGCTGCAGCAGTTTCCTATACTCCGCAGAAGCATGGATGAAGTAATTGGGAAGTTTTTGCGGGATGGGCTTAAACCAGCAGAAAGTATGATAGCACACATTATTGAGATGGAG GAGGATTACATAAACACATCACACCCAAATTTTATTGGTGGCAGCAAGGCTGTTGAGCAAGCACAACAGCAAGTTAGGTCTGCTAAAATGTCATCATCGGTGGTAAGAAAG GATGGAGTTGATGCTGATAAGGTACAGGCTTctgaaaaaactcaaaaaacACGCGCAGTATTGGGTAGAACTGTAAATGGAGTAATTACTGATCACATCCAG GGTGTAAGGCCTGCGTCCGAGGCTGAGAGACCAGGATCTTCTG GTAGTGGAAGCACATCCTTTTGGAATTCAATATTTACTTCCAATGAGGACCGTACACATGCATCTGCAAAAGATAATTCAGCTAGCAGATCGTATGCTGTGCCTGCACCCAATCTGGAACATTCATTCTCCACGATACAGTTAAGAGAG CCACCAGTCGTCCTTAAACCTTCAGAACACCAGTCTGAGCAGGAAGCACTCGAAATAGCAATCACAAAATTGCTATTGAAGTCATATTACAATATAGTCAGGAAAAATGTGGAGGACTTCATACCAAAAGCAATTATGCATTTCCTG GTTAATCACACAAAAAGGGCGCTGCATAATTACCTCATAACAAAACTTTACAA AGATGATCTCTTGGAGGACTTGCTCAAAGAACCTGATGAGATAACCATAAAGAGGAAGCAGATAAAAGAAAATCTTAAGGTTCTTCAGCAAGCTTACAAA ACTTTGGACGAGATACCACTCGACGCTGAGGCAGTTGAGAGGGGTGGCTACTCCCTTGACTCTGATGTGATTGGTCTACCAAGGGCCCATGGGATTTCCTCATCCCTTCATAGATTCAATGATGGAAGTTCACCATATTCAACCCCAAAGCAATCAAGGTCAAGGAGATCCAACCATTCAGGGGAGCAGCCCCCTTTCAATACCAATATGAGTGGCAATGGTTTTTGA
- the LOC120673327 gene encoding transcription and mRNA export factor ENY2-like gives MRASINRPPTPSAEEDRDKEPSLEEAINIKLVESGEKEKLMELLRERLVECGWRDEMKALCRAYARKKGRNNVTVDDLIHVITPKGRASVPDSVKAELLQRIRSFLTSTSLR, from the exons AT GAGAGCTTCGATTAATCGGCCACCGACGCCGAGCGCGGAGGAGGATCGGGATAAGGAGCCCTCCCTCGAAGAAGCCATCAACATCAAG TTGGTAGAGAGtggggagaaggagaagttaATGGAGCTCCTCCGTGAGCGGCTCGTCGAGTGCGGCTGGAGGGATGAGATGAAGGCGCTCTGCAG GGCATATGcaaggaagaaaggaagaaataatGTGACAGTAGATGATCTTATTCATGTTATTACTCCGAAAGGAAGAG CATCAGTGCCTGATTCAGTGAAGGCAGAACTCCTGCAACGTATCCGGTCCTTCCTCACGTCTACCTCACTTCGGTAG
- the LOC120676655 gene encoding uncharacterized protein At1g28695-like gives MWSQQNALHQLVSFILGASAAAVLLFFLTSASSGARFTGISSWANGTTALDAASAQEASPAGEPAAPAHAEAKGSPAPEQDELERLLRAVADEDRTVIMTSVNEAWAAADSLLDLFLESFRTGERISHFANHLLVVALDGGALERCRAVHPHCYLLPAATGRNLSDEKVFMSKDYIDLVWSKVRLQQRILELGYNFLFTDVDILWFRNPFERMSVAAHMVTSSDFFFGDPYSPMNLPNTGFLYAKSSRRTVGAFEAWRRARESFPGKHEQQVLNEIKVELVSTRGLRIQFLDTDHNAGFCNNTRDFNTLYTMHANCCVGLGAKLHDLGNLLREWRAYRSMDEGERSRGPVRWKVPGICIH, from the exons ATGTGGAGCCAGCAGAACGCGCTTCACCAGCTCGTGTCCTTCATCCTCggggcgtccgccgccgccgtcctgctcttCTTCCTGACGTCGGCGAGTAGCGGCGCGCGTTTCACGGGGATATCGAGCTGGGCCAATGGAACCACGGCGCTTGATGCCGCTTCCGCCCAGGAGGCGAGCCCGGCAGGAGAACCTGCTGCTCCTGCTCACGCCGAAGCAAAG GGATCGCCTGCGCCGGAGCAGGACGAGCTGGAGCGGCTTCTGCGCGCCGTCGCGGACGAGGACCGGACGGTGATCATGACGTCGGTGaacgaggcgtgggcggcggcggactcgCTGCTGGACCTCTTCCTCGAGAGCTTCCGCACGGGCGAGCGCATCTCGCACTTCGCGAACCACCTCCTCGTGGtggcgctcgacggcggcgccctcGAGCGGTGCCGCGCCGTGCACCCGCACTGCTACCTCCTCCCCGCGGCCACCGGCCGCAACCTCTCCGACGAGAAGGTGTTCATGAGCAAGGACTACATCGACCTGGTGTGGAGCAAGGTCCGGCTGCAGCAGAGGATCCTCGAGCTCGGATACAACTTCCTCTTCACG GACGTGGACATTCTATGGTTCCGCAACCCGTTCGAGCGGATGTCGGTGGCGGCGCACATGGTGACCTCGTCGGACTTCTTCTTCGGCGACCCGTACAGCCCGATGAACCTCCCGAACACGGGGTTCCTGTACGCCAAGTCGAGCCGGCGCACGGTGGGCGCGTTCGAGGcgtggcggcgggcgcgcgaGTCGTTCCCGGGGAAGCACGAGCAGCAGGTGCTGAACGAGATCAAGGTGGAGCTGGTGTCCACGCGGGGCCTGCGCATCCAGTTCCTGGACACGGACCACAACGCCGGGTTCTGCAACAACACCCGCGACTTCAACACGCTCTACACCATGCACGCCAACTGCTGCGTCGGGCTCGGCGCCAAGCTCCACGACCTCGGCAACCTGCTGCGGGAGTGGCGCGCGTACCGGAGCATGGACGAAGGGGAGCGCAGCCGGGGCCCGGTGCGCTGGAAGGTGCCCGGCATTTGCATCCACTGA
- the LOC120673325 gene encoding uncharacterized RNA methyltransferase pc1998-like isoform X1: protein MPPPAGLLPWPSPSTTRLTTPTPTRPPPRTARVRPPPPPPPYTRVRLPPPPPPPTMPPPPRLEPAAPKPTAASTPFPPDTVSTASSSSTCLDCVHFGKCSGCTHEVDLDKPPVLQEVANFFKGHGVGDFTFSRGRLSQWRCRAKLAVRGTPENPLIGLYQEGTHVVTDIPECRAHHPSINAAVKLLRQGISELNIQPYDEDAGTRELRYVQMAVTMYNTSIPVDKRYEQGRVQVSLVWNSRDERSQNAEKLALLIEFLWRNGGPKGSVHLIHSIWANFQTSTSNIIFGHKWRHLKGERDLWEHYGGVDISLDPCSFGQANTLSFNSLLHKLNKYVPRGSTVVDMYSGAGVIGLSVAASRKCRSVKCVEINKQLKMSFEKSASRLPTNLGCTITWHNTDASVEPVHWLEGSSVVIVDPPRKGLHPSVITALQKVALSERKAYKAKSSLAKVKDEKRPWILRAREAAVHVDNATTEESSETWPETLIYISCGWESFKKDCKSLISSKAWQLENAHAFNFFPGTDSIEILAIFKRESEAGQKKKKKAKKKKAK from the exons atGCCTCCCCCGGCGGGGTTGCTCCCCTGGCCATCGCCGTCCACCACGCGCCTGACCACCCCAACGCCGACTCGCCCTCCTCCACGCACCGCCCGcgtccgcccgccgcctcctcctcccccgtaCACTCGCGtccgccttcctcctccccctccgcctCCTACGATGCCACCACCGCCCCGCCTCGAACCCGCCGCGCCAAAAccaaccgccgcctccaccccctTTCCTCCGGACACAGTCTCCACCGCGTCTTCGTCGTCCACCTGCCTCGATTGCGTCCACTTCGGAAA GTGCTCAGGCTGCACGCACGAGGTAGACCTCGACAAGCCGCCGGTGCTGCAGGAGGTGGCGAATTTCTTCAAGGGCCACGGTGTCGGAGATTTCACCTTCAGCAGGGGTAGGCTG TCCCAATGGCGGTGCCGGGCAAAGTTAGCAGTTCGTGGAACACCAGAGAACCCGTTGATCGGTTTATACCAGGAAGGGACACATGTCGTTACAGATATTCCGGAATGCAGAG CTCACCATCCAAGCATTAATGCTGCTGTTAAGCTGCTAAGGCAAG GTATATCTGAGTTGAATATTCAGCCATATGACGAAGATGCTGGAACTCGTGAACTCAGATATGTTCAG ATGGCTGTGACAATGTACAACACATCTATTCCAGTTGATAAAAGATATGAGCAAG GGAGAGTTCAAGTTTCGTTGGTTTGGAATTCAAGAGATGAGCGTTCCCAAAATGCAGAGAAGCTGGCTTTATTGATAGAA TTCTTGTGGAGAAATGGTGGGCCAAAAGGTAGTGTTCATCTGATCCATTCCATATGGGCCAATTTTCAGACATCAACAAGCAAT ATAATTTTTGGGCATAAATGGAGACATCTCAAAGGGGAGAGAGACCTGTGGGAGCATTATGGAGGAGTTGATATTTCGCTGGACCCTTGTAGCTTTGGCCAGGCTAATACTCTG TCATTTAACTCTTTGCTGCATAAGCTGAACAAGTATGTACCACGTGGTTCAACAGTTGTTGATATGTACTCCGGTGCTGGTGTTATTGGGCTATCGGTTGCTGCTTCAAGGAAATGTAG ATCTGTGAAATGTGTTGAGATTAACAAACAATTGAAGATGTCTTTTGAGAAATCAGCAAGCCGACTTCCAACGAACCTGGGTTGCACCATCACTTGGCACAATACTGATGCTTCAGTT GAACCTGTTCACTGGCTTGAAGGGTCAAGCGTTGTTATTGTGGATCCTCCCAGGAAGGGATTGCATCCATCTGTTATCACTGCTTTGCAGAAAGTTGCTTTATCTGAGCGCAAGGCATACAAGGCTAAAAG TTCACTTGCAAAGGTTAAGGATGAGAAGAGACCATGGATCCTACGGGCAAGGGAGGCAGCTGTTCATGTTGATAATGCGACGACAGAAGAGAGCAGCGAAACCTGGCCTGAAACCCTTATATACATTAGCTGTGGGTGGGAAAGTTTTAAGAAG GACTGCAAAAGCTTGATATCCAGCAAGGCCTGGCAATTGGAGAATGCCCATGCTTTTAACTTCTTCCCTGGCACAGATAG CATTGAAATCCTGGCAATCTTCAAACGTGAATCAGAAGCTGgtcagaagaaaaagaagaaagcaaAAAAGAAGAAGGCCAAGTAG
- the LOC120675102 gene encoding uncharacterized protein At4g15970-like, whose product MTTWSEVLSAGDVDNLGVQLAQHGVALRQGDEAGRGAGAAVAQFPPNHERFMLRCDVTFLWKIIVSVLSICLPHRERTQMGSMSKRSGLGRHSGSFLLGALLPTALLFFLASDRVGERLTSISSIGNGYLLNCPARQANLSAPAGDDEEEQDVDRFPGLAELLPRVATADRTVIVTSVNEAWAAPGSLLDLFRASFRNGEGIEHLLNHTLIVAVDAGGFDRCRAVHPHCYLLEVRSANVSAANRFLSKGYLELVWTKLSLQQRVLELGYNYLFTDVDVMWLRDPFRHINQYADVTMSCDRFSGEPESLKNSPNTGFHYVKSTERTVAMVRYWRAARPRFPPHHDQKIFDNIKRELAGKLGVRIAFLDTALFGTFCEFRDGIDGGVCTMHANCCIGLDNKVRELRGVVAAWKNYTALPPAEKEAGKASWPYPTRCRAARRAKPARPAPIKN is encoded by the exons ATGACGACGTGGAGCGAGGTGTTATCCGCCGGCGACGTCGACAACCTGGGGGTACAATTGGCCCAACACGGCGTTGCCCTACGTCAAGGCGACGAGGCGGGCCGTGGAGccggtgcggcggtggcgcagtTCCCGCCGAACCACGAGCGGTTCATGCTGCGCTGCGACGTTACATTCTTGTGGAAAA TCATCGTCTCCGTCCTCTCGATCTGCCTTCCTCACCGGGAGCGCACGCAGATGGGCAGCATGAGCAAGCGGAGCGGGCTCGGCCGCCATTCCGGTTCTTTCCTGCTCGGGGCTCTCCTCCCCACCGCCCTGCTCTTCTTCCTCGCCTCCGACAGGGTCGGCGAGCGCTTGACAAGCATATCGAGCATCGGGAATGGGTATCTGTTGAACTGCCCCGCTCGACAGGCAAATCTCTCGGCACCTGCCGGAGACGACGAG GAGGAGCAGGACGTCGACAGGTTTCCCGGGCTGGCCGAGCTGCTGCCGAGGGTGGCCACGGCCGACCGGACGGTGATCGTGACGTCGGTCaacgaggcgtgggcggcgccggggTCGCTGCTGGACCTCTTCCGCGCGAGCTTCCGGAACGGCGAGGGCATCGAGCACCTGCTCAACCACACCCTCAtcgtcgccgtcgacgccggcgGGTTCGACCGCTGCAGGGCCGTGCACCCGCACTGCTACCTCCTCGAGGTCAGGTCGGCCAACGTCAGCGCCGCCAACCGCTTCCTCAGCAAGGGCTACCTGGAGCTCGTCTGGACCAAGCTCTCGCTCCAGCAGCGCGTGCTCGAGCTCGGCTACAACTACCTCTTCACG GACGTGGACGTGATGTGGTTGCGCGACCCGTTCCGGCACATCAACCAGTACGCCGACGTGACCATGTCGTGCGACCGTttctccggcgagcccgagTCCCTGAAGAACTCGCCCAACACCGGCTTCCACTACGTCAAGTCGACGGAGCGGACGGTGGCGATGGTGCGGTACTGGCGGGCTGCGCGGCCGCGGTTCCCGCCGCACCACGACCAGAAGATCTTCGACAACATCAAGCGCGAGCTGGCGGGCAAGCTGGGCGTCCGGATCGCCTTCCTCGACACGGCGCTCTTCGGCACCTTCTGCGAGTTCCGCGACGGGATCGACGGCGGGGTCTGCACGATGCACGCCAACTGCTGCATCGGGCTGGACAACAAGGTGCGCGAGCTCAGGGGCGTGGTCGCGGCCTGGAAGAACTACACGGCCCTGCCGCCGGCGGAGAAGGAGGCCGGCAAGGCCAGCTGGCCGTACCCGACGCGGTgtagggcggcgcggcgcgccaaaccggcccggccggcgccgATCAAAAACTAG
- the LOC120673325 gene encoding uncharacterized RNA methyltransferase pc1998-like isoform X2 — MPPPAGLLPWPSPSTTRLTTPTPTRPPPRTARVRPPPPPPPYTRVRLPPPPPPPTMPPPPRLEPAAPKPTAASTPFPPDTVSTASSSSTCLDCVHFGKCSGCTHEVDLDKPPVLQEVANFFKGHGVGDFTFSRGRLSQWRCRAKLAVRGTPENPLIGLYQEGTHVVTDIPECRAHHPSINAAVKLLRQGISELNIQPYDEDAGTRELRYVQMAVTMYNTSIPVDKRYEQGRVQVSLVWNSRDERSQNAEKLALLIEFLWRNGGPKGSVHLIHSIWANFQTSTSNIIFGHKWRHLKGERDLWEHYGGVDISLDPCSFGQANTLSFNSLLHKLNKYVPRGSTVVDMYSGAGVIGLSVAASRKCRSVKCVEINKQLKMSFEKSASRLPTNLGCTITWHNTDASVEPVHWLEGSSVVIVDPPRKGLHPSVITALQKVALSERKAYKAKSSLAKVKDEKRPWILRAREAAVHVDNATTEESSETWPETLIYISCGWESFKKDCKSLISSKAWQLENAHAFNFFPGTDSQL; from the exons atGCCTCCCCCGGCGGGGTTGCTCCCCTGGCCATCGCCGTCCACCACGCGCCTGACCACCCCAACGCCGACTCGCCCTCCTCCACGCACCGCCCGcgtccgcccgccgcctcctcctcccccgtaCACTCGCGtccgccttcctcctccccctccgcctCCTACGATGCCACCACCGCCCCGCCTCGAACCCGCCGCGCCAAAAccaaccgccgcctccaccccctTTCCTCCGGACACAGTCTCCACCGCGTCTTCGTCGTCCACCTGCCTCGATTGCGTCCACTTCGGAAA GTGCTCAGGCTGCACGCACGAGGTAGACCTCGACAAGCCGCCGGTGCTGCAGGAGGTGGCGAATTTCTTCAAGGGCCACGGTGTCGGAGATTTCACCTTCAGCAGGGGTAGGCTG TCCCAATGGCGGTGCCGGGCAAAGTTAGCAGTTCGTGGAACACCAGAGAACCCGTTGATCGGTTTATACCAGGAAGGGACACATGTCGTTACAGATATTCCGGAATGCAGAG CTCACCATCCAAGCATTAATGCTGCTGTTAAGCTGCTAAGGCAAG GTATATCTGAGTTGAATATTCAGCCATATGACGAAGATGCTGGAACTCGTGAACTCAGATATGTTCAG ATGGCTGTGACAATGTACAACACATCTATTCCAGTTGATAAAAGATATGAGCAAG GGAGAGTTCAAGTTTCGTTGGTTTGGAATTCAAGAGATGAGCGTTCCCAAAATGCAGAGAAGCTGGCTTTATTGATAGAA TTCTTGTGGAGAAATGGTGGGCCAAAAGGTAGTGTTCATCTGATCCATTCCATATGGGCCAATTTTCAGACATCAACAAGCAAT ATAATTTTTGGGCATAAATGGAGACATCTCAAAGGGGAGAGAGACCTGTGGGAGCATTATGGAGGAGTTGATATTTCGCTGGACCCTTGTAGCTTTGGCCAGGCTAATACTCTG TCATTTAACTCTTTGCTGCATAAGCTGAACAAGTATGTACCACGTGGTTCAACAGTTGTTGATATGTACTCCGGTGCTGGTGTTATTGGGCTATCGGTTGCTGCTTCAAGGAAATGTAG ATCTGTGAAATGTGTTGAGATTAACAAACAATTGAAGATGTCTTTTGAGAAATCAGCAAGCCGACTTCCAACGAACCTGGGTTGCACCATCACTTGGCACAATACTGATGCTTCAGTT GAACCTGTTCACTGGCTTGAAGGGTCAAGCGTTGTTATTGTGGATCCTCCCAGGAAGGGATTGCATCCATCTGTTATCACTGCTTTGCAGAAAGTTGCTTTATCTGAGCGCAAGGCATACAAGGCTAAAAG TTCACTTGCAAAGGTTAAGGATGAGAAGAGACCATGGATCCTACGGGCAAGGGAGGCAGCTGTTCATGTTGATAATGCGACGACAGAAGAGAGCAGCGAAACCTGGCCTGAAACCCTTATATACATTAGCTGTGGGTGGGAAAGTTTTAAGAAG GACTGCAAAAGCTTGATATCCAGCAAGGCCTGGCAATTGGAGAATGCCCATGCTTTTAACTTCTTCCCTGGCACAGATAG TCAACTTTGA